The Thermodesulfobacteriota bacterium genome includes the window TCCCCGGCACCTGGAGGTGGATCCGGCCACTGCCGCCATGCGGCTGGAGCCGGCGGCCATGAAGGGGCCGGTGGATCTGGACGAGGAGATGGTGAAGCTGGCCGAGAACAACCTCATGTACCAGACGGCGGCCCGGATCATGGCCAAGAAGTATGAAGGGATCCGCTTTGCCATCGACGAAGGAGGCAAGTGATGGACTTTCTCACCGCCATGGAGATCGCGAAGAGCGGCCTGACCGCGGAAAGGGCCCGGCTCAACATCACGGCGATGAACATCGCCAATGCCAACACCACCCGCACCATGGAGGGTGGGCCCTACCGGGCCAAGTCGGTGGTCTTCCGGGCCACCCCCCTGGCCGAGCCGGTACCGGCCTTCGGTGAGGTGCTGGACACCGCCCGCGGCCGGCTGCGCAAGGTGGAGGTGACCGAGGTGCTGGAGGACGAGACCGCCTTCAAGGAGGTGTTCGATCCTGGCCATCCGGACGCCGACGAGAACGGCATCGTCCGCTTTCCCAACGTGGAGGTGGCCGAGCAGATGGTGGACATGATCTCGGCGCAGCGGGCCTACGACGCCAACGTCACCGCCCTGGACAGCGTCAAAGCCATGGCGCTCCGGGCCCTGGATATCAGCCGGTAAAGGAGGATGGTATGGCCGATCCTATTATGCCGGGCGTGGGCAATCTGGGGCTGCCCGGCCCCGGCAGTCAGTCACGGGTGAGTCAGGGGGCAGCGGGCAGTCCCTTCGAGCAGATCCTTCGCCAGTCGGTGGCCGCCGTGCAGGAGAAGAGTGACCAGGCGGAGGCGGCGGTGGGGGATCTCGTCTCCGGGCAGACCGGCACCATCCACGAGACGATG containing:
- the flgB gene encoding flagellar basal body rod protein FlgB: MPIRSLFGGSLALTRHALDLRLERQGLIQSNIANLETPGYQAQDLPFARIMASITAGQRPLNTTHPRHLEVDPATAAMRLEPAAMKGPVDLDEEMVKLAENNLMYQTAARIMAKKYEGIRFAIDEGGK
- the fliE gene encoding flagellar hook-basal body complex protein FliE, with the translated sequence MADPIMPGVGNLGLPGPGSQSRVSQGAAGSPFEQILRQSVAAVQEKSDQAEAAVGDLVSGQTGTIHETMIAMEEASITFRLLTKVQGKVVSAYQEIMRLPL
- the flgC gene encoding flagellar basal body rod protein FlgC, with translation MDFLTAMEIAKSGLTAERARLNITAMNIANANTTRTMEGGPYRAKSVVFRATPLAEPVPAFGEVLDTARGRLRKVEVTEVLEDETAFKEVFDPGHPDADENGIVRFPNVEVAEQMVDMISAQRAYDANVTALDSVKAMALRALDISR